In a genomic window of Enterobacter asburiae:
- a CDS encoding NAD(P)-binding domain-containing protein produces the protein MINYEKYRIAVLGTGHIGKTLARSLASAGHSVKVANSRGPETIAPDVLETGAEAADAASAVQDAQVVILSIPMAKVADIAPLIRTLPSHVIVADTSNYYPHRDGIIDGFSDGQVESAWVAHLLNRPLVKAWNAIGSDSLATKGKAEGTAGRISIPVAGNIVEHKKLIMRLVSDTGFDAFDAGTVEESWRQQPGAPCYCTDLTFDEMKSAIAATEKTRLPARRDIAVQAIQERMGDKQSNPTADYIVRLHRALFM, from the coding sequence ATGATTAATTATGAAAAGTACCGGATTGCTGTTCTGGGAACCGGCCATATCGGTAAAACGCTTGCTCGCAGTCTCGCCTCTGCCGGTCACTCCGTTAAGGTTGCAAATTCACGTGGGCCTGAAACGATAGCCCCCGACGTGCTTGAAACGGGCGCTGAAGCAGCCGATGCAGCCAGTGCAGTACAGGATGCACAGGTTGTCATCCTGTCCATACCTATGGCAAAGGTTGCGGATATCGCGCCTCTGATCCGGACATTACCCAGTCATGTTATCGTTGCTGACACGTCGAACTATTACCCACATCGCGACGGAATCATCGATGGGTTCTCAGATGGTCAGGTCGAAAGCGCGTGGGTAGCGCATCTCCTGAACCGTCCACTGGTGAAGGCCTGGAATGCAATAGGTTCAGATTCTCTCGCTACAAAAGGTAAAGCAGAGGGTACAGCAGGACGTATTTCAATTCCGGTGGCAGGGAATATCGTAGAGCACAAAAAATTGATTATGCGTCTTGTCAGTGATACGGGGTTTGACGCCTTCGATGCAGGTACAGTTGAGGAGTCATGGCGTCAACAACCGGGTGCACCTTGCTACTGTACTGACCTCACATTTGATGAAATGAAGTCAGCGATCGCCGCAACGGAAAAAACACGGCTGCCTGCGCGTCGGGATATTGCTGTTCAGGCAATTCAGGAGCGAATGGGCGATAAGCAATCCAATCCGACTGCAGATTATATTGTTCGATTACACCGGGCTCTTTTTATGTAA
- a CDS encoding tyrosine-type recombinase/integrase, protein MNTSPWNKDRIIGQKRPLQISHIWGIRIRLELEGKTRDLALFNMALDSKLRGCDLVNLKVSDVAYGSSVSSRATVLQQKTGSPVQFEITKGTREAVAALIKLGNLHSKDFLFRSRIGTNRHISTRQYSRIFHGWVEKLGLEASLYSTHSMRRTKPYLIYKKTKNLRVIQLLLGHKKLESTVRYLGIEVDDALEISESIEV, encoded by the coding sequence ATGAACACGTCACCGTGGAATAAAGACCGTATCATAGGCCAAAAAAGACCACTTCAGATATCTCATATCTGGGGGATCCGAATCCGGCTTGAACTGGAAGGTAAAACGCGTGATTTAGCTCTGTTCAATATGGCCTTAGACAGTAAGCTACGAGGCTGCGATCTGGTGAACCTCAAAGTATCTGATGTTGCATATGGTAGCTCGGTTTCAAGCAGAGCAACGGTGCTGCAACAGAAAACCGGTAGCCCTGTGCAATTTGAGATAACCAAAGGGACAAGAGAAGCTGTTGCTGCATTGATAAAGCTTGGCAATTTGCACAGTAAAGACTTCTTGTTTCGGTCTCGGATCGGAACTAACCGGCACATATCAACCCGACAATACAGCCGAATTTTTCATGGGTGGGTAGAAAAGCTTGGTCTCGAAGCTTCGCTTTACAGCACACATTCCATGAGAAGAACAAAACCTTACCTGATATACAAGAAAACCAAGAATCTTCGGGTGATCCAACTTCTGTTGGGCCATAAGAAACTGGAAAGCACTGTCCGTTATCTAGGCATCGAAGTCGATGATGCGTTAGAGATCTCTGAATCGATTGAAGTCTAA
- a CDS encoding IclR family transcriptional regulator, which yields MVVNASSFEDEKPAGIQVIARAAAILNVLGKHPGGMSLGEIAQEVALPRSTVQRIVAALDSAQLVRSSGAGGLRLGPALLKLISSVHSDVVDLVRPFLEQLSANINETVTLARASGTQLAIVHYVVASRELRVVPRIGLNLPLYSTSGGRVLLAMESDEDVRILVGDAYQDLTGMTVKTLPQLLELIADVRANGLAIDLGETLEGVCTIAVALDTLFGRFSISLLVPAARFHKHETFYRKELMQCKEAIVNEIGRTISVGE from the coding sequence ATGGTCGTAAACGCTTCAAGCTTTGAGGATGAAAAACCCGCTGGGATTCAGGTTATTGCGCGTGCAGCTGCAATTTTGAATGTGCTGGGTAAACACCCAGGCGGCATGAGTCTGGGGGAAATTGCGCAGGAGGTTGCTCTCCCTCGATCAACGGTGCAGCGTATTGTCGCGGCCTTAGACAGTGCTCAACTTGTGCGTAGCAGCGGTGCAGGTGGTCTGCGTCTGGGACCAGCACTACTCAAACTTATTTCCAGTGTGCACAGCGATGTAGTGGATCTTGTACGTCCCTTCCTGGAGCAGCTTTCGGCCAATATTAATGAAACAGTGACCCTGGCACGTGCCAGTGGTACCCAGCTGGCAATCGTCCATTACGTTGTAGCATCACGTGAATTACGTGTTGTACCTCGTATTGGACTTAATTTGCCGCTCTACAGTACTTCCGGCGGTCGTGTGTTATTGGCTATGGAAAGTGATGAAGATGTCCGCATACTGGTAGGCGATGCCTATCAAGATTTAACCGGAATGACAGTTAAAACTCTTCCACAGCTTCTGGAGCTGATCGCTGATGTTCGTGCCAATGGGCTGGCTATAGATCTGGGTGAAACTCTTGAGGGCGTCTGCACGATAGCAGTAGCGTTAGACACACTTTTTGGTCGTTTTTCTATCTCATTATTAGTTCCAGCGGCACGTTTCCATAAACATGAAACCTTTTATCGGAAAGAACTCATGCAATGCAAGGAGGCGATAGTTAATGAAATTGGAAGAACAATTTCGGTAGGAGAATAA
- a CDS encoding carboxymuconolactone decarboxylase family protein, translating to MKRPNWFQVSAEGSKALGTLHHFATTGTNLPEELIHLVFLRVSQINGCAHCIDIHTRDLIKCGMSVEKIVLIPVWEEATYLFSDLEQAALAWAEEVTRVSETHASDEAYSAALSVFGEKDLVDLTIVIATMNALNRMGVSFRMKPLAKA from the coding sequence ATGAAACGTCCAAATTGGTTCCAGGTATCTGCAGAAGGCTCAAAGGCACTGGGAACTCTGCATCATTTCGCCACAACAGGAACAAATCTCCCGGAAGAGTTAATACATTTGGTTTTTTTAAGAGTATCTCAGATTAATGGCTGCGCGCATTGTATTGATATTCACACCCGCGATCTTATAAAGTGTGGCATGTCGGTAGAGAAAATAGTTCTGATTCCCGTATGGGAGGAGGCTACATATTTATTCTCGGATCTGGAGCAAGCGGCACTGGCATGGGCTGAAGAAGTTACCCGAGTAAGTGAGACACATGCTTCGGATGAAGCGTATTCTGCAGCGCTTTCAGTATTTGGTGAAAAAGATTTGGTCGATTTGACCATCGTTATTGCAACAATGAATGCACTTAATCGTATGGGCGTCAGCTTTCGAATGAAGCCGCTGGCCAAGGCATAA
- a CDS encoding MFS transporter has translation MNAQRSTQPSPPFTWRLAMGFVGVLIAALTSGLNGRVIDIALADVRAGIGVTYDQAIWFTSAYQAAEVVAMMIAPWFAVTFSLRKFALACAGGFMVCGILLPLLPNAPLFILLRTIQGLFSGALPPLLMTVALRFLPPSLKLYGLGAYALTATFGPNVAPSLAAFWTDDVSWMFMFWQVVPAILISMLFIGWGLPQDPIHLDRFKQIDLFGMLTGCSGMAFLIIAITQGGRLDWFESPLFNGLLSSAVVCLAIFLINEWFHPLPLFKLQMLERSNFSYGLMALAVVLVLALAGSALPSNFFGKIEGFRTVQFAPLALTIGLPQLIITPLVAALLSLRWVDCRWLIAFGIALMISASLMGMQITSDWVRQNFWAIQVLQAIGLPSIILPLLMSATSVVAPPEGHYASAMFNTVRGFSSIAAGVLVEWFINHREQFHSNVLVNNVANRPWLISTPVSEQASSSTPLLHDGSISNTENIAGFITLLKHQAIVLSLGDSYLLMTGFAVLLLLLTVWLPKRVWPPQTRFQPAMTE, from the coding sequence ATGAATGCACAGCGTTCTACCCAACCTTCGCCCCCCTTTACCTGGCGCCTTGCAATGGGGTTTGTGGGTGTACTGATTGCAGCCTTGACCTCCGGACTTAATGGTCGGGTTATAGATATAGCGCTTGCGGATGTGCGTGCCGGAATTGGCGTGACTTATGATCAAGCCATTTGGTTCACATCTGCCTACCAGGCCGCGGAAGTAGTGGCGATGATGATCGCACCATGGTTTGCTGTGACTTTTTCGCTGCGTAAATTCGCGCTTGCTTGCGCTGGCGGTTTTATGGTTTGCGGCATACTTTTACCCTTACTGCCGAATGCGCCGTTGTTTATTCTCTTGCGAACGATACAGGGCCTGTTTAGCGGCGCACTCCCTCCGTTACTCATGACGGTGGCGCTACGTTTTCTGCCACCATCGTTAAAACTTTATGGACTTGGAGCTTATGCTCTGACTGCGACTTTTGGTCCAAATGTGGCCCCTTCACTGGCGGCATTCTGGACAGATGATGTGAGCTGGATGTTCATGTTCTGGCAAGTGGTCCCCGCCATTTTGATTTCGATGCTATTTATTGGCTGGGGTTTGCCGCAGGACCCGATTCACCTCGACCGATTTAAACAGATCGACCTGTTCGGTATGCTTACCGGCTGTTCTGGTATGGCGTTTTTAATAATCGCCATCACTCAGGGTGGACGTCTGGACTGGTTTGAATCGCCCTTATTTAATGGCCTGTTATCCAGCGCCGTCGTGTGCCTGGCGATTTTCCTGATTAATGAATGGTTTCATCCCCTCCCTTTGTTCAAATTACAGATGCTGGAGAGAAGTAACTTTTCATATGGCCTGATGGCGCTCGCTGTAGTGTTGGTACTGGCACTGGCTGGCTCGGCTTTGCCGTCCAATTTCTTTGGTAAAATTGAGGGCTTTCGAACAGTGCAATTTGCCCCGCTGGCTTTGACCATTGGGCTCCCGCAGTTAATTATCACCCCGCTTGTTGCCGCACTGCTTAGTCTGCGCTGGGTTGATTGTCGCTGGCTGATAGCTTTCGGGATTGCTCTGATGATTTCTGCCAGCCTGATGGGTATGCAGATAACCAGCGACTGGGTACGCCAGAATTTCTGGGCCATACAGGTTCTGCAGGCGATTGGATTACCGTCAATTATTTTACCGTTGCTTATGAGCGCAACCAGCGTGGTGGCTCCCCCGGAAGGACATTATGCCTCTGCTATGTTCAATACCGTACGTGGTTTTTCAAGCATCGCTGCTGGCGTATTAGTGGAATGGTTTATAAATCACAGAGAACAATTTCATTCTAATGTTCTGGTCAATAACGTAGCCAACCGCCCATGGTTGATATCGACACCGGTCAGTGAGCAGGCCAGCAGCAGCACCCCTTTATTACACGACGGCAGCATCAGCAATACCGAGAACATCGCGGGATTTATCACCTTATTAAAACATCAGGCAATTGTTCTGAGTCTGGGCGATAGCTATCTGCTGATGACTGGCTTTGCCGTCCTCCTGTTATTACTCACTGTCTGGCTGCCAAAACGTGTCTGGCCGCCCCAGACACGTTTTCAACCTGCCATGACTGAATAG
- a CDS encoding 2Fe-2S iron-sulfur cluster binding domain-containing protein has protein sequence MRKQSAYYTFTVTLSSSGQRFSTPADKSIATVLTENGIDIPISCEIGMCGTCLAPVESGKADHRDTVQSDEEKTGTFHDNPSVNFSGRIIHLRGTVEKRIKLALNVSKTHIRMSDVATPSLCTAGF, from the coding sequence ATCCGAAAGCAGAGCGCATATTACACGTTCACCGTCACACTTTCATCTTCTGGCCAGCGGTTCAGTACCCCTGCCGACAAATCGATTGCGACCGTGCTGACAGAAAACGGTATTGATATACCCATTTCCTGTGAAATCGGGATGTGCGGCACCTGTCTGGCCCCGGTCGAGTCCGGGAAAGCTGACCACCGTGATACGGTGCAGTCAGACGAAGAAAAGACGGGTACCTTCCACGATAATCCCTCCGTTAACTTTTCGGGCAGGATTATTCACCTGCGCGGGACAGTTGAAAAACGGATAAAACTCGCGCTTAATGTGAGTAAAACTCACATTAGGATGTCTGATGTCGCTACCCCCTCTTTATGCACTGCGGGCTTTTGA
- a CDS encoding FMN-dependent NADH-azoreductase, which produces MKLLHIKVSPDLSGSASRAASERLVEKLRAHHAELEESVLDLAQRPLPHLDAFTIAGFFTPPDLRSEAQLTAIKTSEQLVDQLFDCDTLVISSPMWNLGLPSVLKAWFDHITRAGRTFAFTPEGKKIGLVSGKKVYCVVASGSVFAHGPFVADDQFTPYIRVALEYIGITDVQFIRVDGTHDPVARTTALPHALQTIDRLF; this is translated from the coding sequence ATGAAACTGCTTCACATTAAAGTCAGTCCGGATTTATCAGGATCGGCATCCCGCGCGGCGTCTGAACGCCTGGTAGAAAAATTACGTGCGCATCATGCCGAGCTTGAAGAATCAGTTCTGGACCTGGCTCAACGACCGCTACCACATCTTGATGCATTTACCATTGCTGGTTTTTTTACCCCACCAGACCTACGCAGTGAAGCTCAGCTCACCGCTATTAAGACTTCGGAACAACTGGTAGATCAGCTTTTTGATTGTGACACACTGGTTATCTCATCACCGATGTGGAACCTCGGCCTGCCTTCGGTGCTGAAGGCTTGGTTCGATCATATAACCCGCGCCGGACGAACTTTCGCCTTTACGCCAGAGGGCAAAAAAATAGGACTAGTCAGCGGCAAAAAAGTGTATTGCGTTGTCGCCAGCGGCAGCGTATTTGCCCACGGTCCATTTGTAGCAGATGACCAGTTCACGCCCTACATTCGCGTAGCGCTTGAATATATTGGCATTACCGACGTGCAATTTATTCGGGTAGACGGCACGCATGACCCCGTCGCTCGTACTACAGCGTTACCTCATGCACTGCAAACCATTGATCGTTTATTTTAA
- a CDS encoding GNAT family N-acetyltransferase, with product MKIEHYDTATDLAHCFALMRELRSKLTNEKQFIAQVQRQQAQGYRLAGLEQDGKPMVLAGYRLLENFIHGQFCYVDDLVTVSEARGQGMGAILLNHLAVIAREYGCGQMVLDTAIRNSGAQAFYQRVGYTALGLHFYRDLN from the coding sequence ATGAAGATTGAACATTACGACACCGCTACTGACCTTGCTCATTGCTTTGCGCTGATGCGGGAACTACGCAGCAAACTGACGAATGAGAAACAATTTATCGCCCAGGTACAGCGCCAGCAGGCGCAAGGCTATCGGCTTGCAGGACTGGAGCAGGATGGCAAACCAATGGTGCTGGCCGGTTATCGACTGCTTGAAAATTTTATTCACGGGCAATTCTGTTACGTCGACGATCTGGTAACAGTGAGCGAGGCTCGCGGTCAGGGGATGGGTGCAATCCTGTTGAATCACTTAGCGGTCATCGCACGTGAATACGGTTGTGGTCAGATGGTCCTTGATACCGCCATTAGAAATTCAGGAGCCCAGGCATTTTATCAGCGTGTCGGATACACCGCCCTCGGCCTGCACTTTTATCGCGATCTTAACTGA
- a CDS encoding PLP-dependent aminotransferase family protein, with product MGYKEIYARYRQQIQDGLLKPGARVTSIRSLASELQVARKTVETAYEILIGEGYFVSLGAKGTYINPELRLTSTVSADNAVSSCSLNTQVTERKGDLRLGIPALDEFPHKKWLLISGKAARSLRPEEMLMPPVMGFQPLREAISSYLNISRGLNCRPEQIFVTSGYRANLRLILSVLAQPEDKVLFEDPGYFYGQQLLKRMASNLHYIPVDRQGMDVDYLQRYHNDARFAIVTPTHQSPLAVSLSLPRKHQLLAWAQQNSSWIIEDDYDGEFHYTRKVIPALKSLDMHDRVIYTGTFSKTIMPAMRIGYMVIPQETVARFSELGEILETGLPLLPQKILAQFLSEGHFYRHIKKMRLLYQQRRRMMLEAIETSFPGLFEFELTDGGMHIVAFLQRGIEDIALAALWTQHELYVRPLSSWYAQTQKRYGLVIGYTNIRSTEEAQKILERVKEKTLALMQH from the coding sequence ATGGGGTACAAAGAGATTTATGCCCGCTATCGTCAGCAGATTCAGGACGGTCTTCTGAAACCGGGAGCGCGCGTTACCTCGATTCGTTCGCTAGCAAGCGAGTTGCAGGTAGCGCGAAAAACGGTAGAAACTGCGTATGAAATTCTTATTGGAGAAGGCTATTTCGTGAGTCTGGGGGCGAAGGGGACCTATATAAATCCAGAGCTCAGGCTGACCTCAACGGTCAGCGCAGACAACGCTGTATCGTCTTGTTCACTTAACACACAGGTTACTGAAAGAAAGGGTGATCTGAGGCTCGGAATCCCTGCCCTGGATGAATTTCCCCATAAAAAATGGTTACTAATATCGGGAAAAGCGGCGCGAAGTCTTCGTCCGGAAGAAATGCTCATGCCCCCGGTAATGGGCTTTCAGCCGCTACGTGAGGCCATTTCAAGTTATCTCAATATTTCAAGAGGACTGAATTGCCGACCGGAGCAAATCTTTGTTACCAGCGGCTATCGGGCCAACTTACGGTTAATTCTGTCGGTACTTGCACAGCCTGAAGATAAAGTGCTGTTTGAAGATCCTGGCTACTTTTATGGTCAGCAATTATTGAAGCGAATGGCATCCAATCTGCACTATATACCTGTTGATCGGCAGGGCATGGATGTTGATTATCTTCAGCGCTATCACAACGATGCACGCTTCGCTATCGTTACACCCACTCATCAAAGTCCGCTCGCAGTTAGCCTTTCATTACCGCGTAAGCATCAGTTGCTGGCCTGGGCACAGCAAAACAGTAGCTGGATAATCGAAGATGACTACGACGGAGAGTTTCATTACACACGAAAAGTAATCCCGGCGTTGAAAAGCCTCGATATGCATGACCGGGTTATTTATACCGGTACGTTTAGTAAAACGATAATGCCAGCTATGCGTATCGGCTATATGGTAATACCACAGGAGACGGTAGCCCGTTTCAGTGAACTGGGCGAAATCCTTGAAACGGGTCTGCCATTACTGCCGCAAAAAATACTTGCGCAATTCCTTAGCGAAGGACACTTCTACCGGCATATAAAAAAGATGCGCTTACTCTATCAGCAGCGGCGTCGCATGATGCTTGAAGCAATTGAAACGAGCTTTCCAGGGTTATTTGAATTTGAGCTTACAGATGGCGGGATGCATATTGTTGCCTTCCTGCAACGCGGTATTGAAGATATTGCATTAGCTGCATTATGGACACAACACGAGCTTTACGTCCGGCCACTCTCGAGCTGGTATGCGCAGACACAAAAACGTTATGGGTTAGTAATTGGATACACTAATATTCGCTCAACCGAAGAGGCGCAGAAAATTTTGGAGCGGGTTAAGGAAAAAACACTGGCGCTTATGCAGCATTAA
- a CDS encoding HlyD family secretion protein: MKFSVSRRTILLSALLILMMTMIFFVWSTMLNNDTRTNDAYVNADYTLVAPKVSGYIKNIYVADNQRVKAGQTLATLDDRDYKIALEMAQANLQLSEAKHLSSLAQLEQQQSIIAQTKATLLASQASAQYASQNAERFNKLYQSGTVAADDQQKAHSTQRSASAVVRQNEAALTSAEKQVGVLRAALRQAEADVAVAQAKVSQARLNLSYTRIVAPVDGMVGQRSVRLGAYVNAGTRLLAVVPLHQTYITANYLETQLANVQQGQKVLIKIDAMPGKKFTGHVDSIAPATGATFSAIQPDNATGNFTKVVQRLPVKIVLDGNQPDAKLLRVGMSAVPEIEIR, encoded by the coding sequence ATGAAATTTTCTGTATCCAGAAGGACGATTCTGCTCAGCGCATTATTAATCCTGATGATGACGATGATATTTTTCGTATGGTCGACAATGCTGAATAATGATACCCGTACCAATGATGCCTATGTGAATGCGGATTACACACTGGTAGCACCAAAAGTATCGGGTTATATCAAAAATATCTATGTCGCCGATAACCAACGGGTTAAAGCAGGGCAAACACTGGCCACGCTGGATGACCGTGACTACAAAATAGCGCTTGAAATGGCGCAAGCTAATTTGCAGCTTAGTGAAGCAAAACACCTGAGCAGCCTTGCACAACTGGAGCAACAACAATCCATTATTGCCCAGACAAAAGCGACCCTTTTAGCCAGTCAGGCATCGGCGCAGTACGCCAGTCAGAACGCTGAACGTTTTAACAAGCTTTATCAAAGTGGTACCGTCGCTGCGGACGATCAACAAAAAGCTCATTCAACGCAGCGTTCTGCATCCGCAGTCGTTCGTCAGAACGAAGCTGCTCTGACCTCAGCAGAAAAACAGGTAGGCGTGTTGAGGGCCGCATTACGTCAGGCGGAAGCCGATGTTGCAGTCGCGCAGGCAAAGGTCAGTCAGGCGAGGCTTAACCTTTCTTATACGCGTATTGTTGCACCAGTCGATGGAATGGTAGGCCAGCGTTCGGTGCGCCTCGGTGCCTACGTTAACGCAGGGACACGTCTGCTGGCCGTGGTTCCGCTACATCAAACTTACATCACTGCCAATTATCTTGAAACACAGCTGGCAAATGTTCAGCAGGGGCAGAAGGTCTTAATTAAAATTGATGCCATGCCTGGCAAAAAGTTTACTGGACATGTCGATAGTATCGCTCCTGCAACCGGCGCAACGTTTTCAGCCATCCAGCCAGACAATGCAACGGGTAACTTTACTAAAGTCGTCCAGCGTTTACCGGTGAAAATAGTGCTGGATGGTAATCAACCCGATGCAAAATTATTGCGCGTCGGGATGTCAGCCGTTCCTGAAATTGAGATCCGCTAA
- a CDS encoding LysR family transcriptional regulator, with product MSLPPLYALRAFEAAARLNSFSKAAELLNITPGAVSRHIRTLEAWFECELFRRNGPRVRVSEAGRTLAGQLTEGFMSIERACNAFRSHSQFLRLKAPSTLTMRWLLDVLNDFRKNHMTPGIEITSVWMDTDEVDFNREPYDCAILLGNGYFGEGTESRLLFSEWLIPVCSPAMLASARESLPECDLIHPSPDRRDWRRWLKRTGRFTGLSISGGKVFDTLEQGNLAALSGHGVSVGDLLLSTEALKSGLLTLPFPEAVATGDGYYLVWPDNTVRKQNVEILLKWLKHRVPVLPDEALIYLDGDG from the coding sequence ATGTCGCTACCCCCTCTTTATGCACTGCGGGCTTTTGAAGCAGCCGCGCGGCTGAACTCATTCAGTAAGGCAGCAGAATTACTCAACATTACGCCGGGTGCTGTCAGCCGGCATATCCGCACGCTTGAAGCATGGTTTGAATGCGAGCTTTTCAGGCGAAACGGACCGCGAGTAAGAGTTAGCGAGGCGGGACGCACCCTGGCCGGACAGCTGACTGAGGGTTTTATGAGCATAGAGCGTGCCTGTAACGCCTTCAGAAGTCACAGCCAGTTTTTACGCCTTAAGGCCCCCTCAACACTTACCATGAGATGGCTTCTTGATGTGCTCAACGACTTCCGCAAAAACCATATGACTCCTGGGATAGAGATTACCAGCGTCTGGATGGACACGGACGAGGTGGATTTCAACCGTGAGCCCTACGACTGTGCCATTCTGCTCGGCAACGGCTATTTTGGGGAGGGGACAGAGAGCAGGCTGCTTTTCAGCGAGTGGCTGATACCTGTCTGCTCTCCTGCGATGCTTGCCAGCGCACGGGAATCTCTTCCTGAATGTGACCTTATCCATCCCTCTCCGGACCGTCGTGACTGGCGGAGGTGGCTGAAGAGGACGGGGCGCTTTACGGGGCTTAGCATCAGTGGCGGGAAAGTCTTCGATACGCTGGAGCAGGGAAATCTTGCCGCCCTGAGCGGACACGGCGTGTCTGTCGGTGACCTGCTTTTGAGCACTGAGGCATTAAAAAGCGGTCTGCTGACACTTCCTTTCCCGGAAGCGGTGGCAACCGGTGACGGATATTACCTAGTTTGGCCGGATAATACTGTCAGAAAGCAAAACGTAGAAATACTGCTGAAATGGCTGAAGCATCGCGTACCCGTACTGCCTGATGAGGCACTGATTTACCTTGACGGGGACGGGTAA
- a CDS encoding NAD(P)-binding domain-containing protein has protein sequence MKIGIIGAGNIGATLAHKLSVQGHEVKLANSRGPETIAEIARRAGALAVERQEAVRDVDVIILSTPFDKHAELAELLRDVPESVIVIDTSNYYPFRDGDIEDIREGKPESVYASEIVKRPLVKAWNAVLAETLKDKGLVAGSPSRIAIPVAGDSTVAKSVALELVSQTGFDAVDAGTLSESWRQQPGTPAYCTELKTGELEAALKAADKTRAPLNRDALIKEFMSAGEQLTHDAIVKRNRAVTA, from the coding sequence ATGAAAATAGGCATTATTGGCGCTGGAAACATTGGTGCGACTCTGGCACATAAGCTCTCTGTGCAGGGCCATGAGGTCAAACTGGCTAACTCAAGGGGACCGGAAACAATTGCAGAGATTGCGCGAAGAGCTGGGGCACTGGCGGTTGAGCGTCAGGAAGCCGTACGAGATGTGGATGTCATCATCCTCTCTACGCCCTTTGATAAGCATGCTGAACTGGCTGAACTCTTGCGTGATGTTCCGGAGAGCGTGATCGTCATTGATACGTCTAACTACTATCCCTTCCGCGACGGGGACATTGAAGATATCCGTGAAGGCAAACCTGAAAGCGTGTACGCCAGTGAAATAGTCAAACGCCCTCTTGTCAAAGCCTGGAACGCTGTTCTGGCCGAGACGCTTAAAGATAAAGGGCTGGTTGCCGGTTCACCCTCACGTATCGCTATTCCGGTTGCCGGCGACAGTACGGTAGCAAAATCTGTTGCACTTGAACTGGTCAGTCAGACCGGTTTCGATGCAGTTGATGCCGGTACGCTTAGCGAATCATGGCGGCAACAGCCCGGCACGCCAGCCTACTGTACTGAGCTAAAAACCGGAGAGCTTGAAGCAGCCCTTAAGGCAGCGGATAAAACTCGCGCTCCACTAAACAGAGATGCGTTGATCAAGGAGTTTATGTCTGCAGGCGAACAACTCACTCATGATGCCATCGTTAAACGTAACCGTGCAGTAACGGCCTGA
- a CDS encoding carboxymuconolactone decarboxylase family protein produces MSSRVNHFKTIPALAKTLADASMALGKISLDKKLKHLVDIRASQLNHCAFCLDMHVKEAKMHGERELRLYHVAIWRESPLFSAKEKAALALTEALTRIGDNGVSEALYSELREHFSEVEVSELTFTIAVINAWNRLQILSQMAPGSMDSAYGLDRAELH; encoded by the coding sequence ATGTCGTCACGTGTGAATCATTTTAAAACCATTCCTGCACTGGCTAAAACACTTGCCGATGCTTCTATGGCATTAGGAAAAATCTCACTGGATAAAAAACTTAAGCACTTAGTGGATATCCGTGCCTCACAGCTGAATCATTGTGCGTTTTGTCTGGATATGCATGTTAAAGAAGCAAAAATGCATGGGGAGCGTGAACTGCGTCTTTATCACGTTGCAATCTGGCGGGAATCGCCATTGTTCAGCGCCAAAGAGAAAGCTGCTCTGGCACTGACTGAAGCGTTGACACGCATTGGTGATAATGGTGTAAGCGAAGCGCTTTACAGCGAATTGCGCGAACATTTCTCTGAAGTGGAAGTATCAGAGTTAACATTCACCATTGCTGTAATCAACGCTTGGAATCGTCTCCAGATTTTATCACAGATGGCACCAGGATCGATGGATAGCGCTTACGGTCTGGATCGTGCTGAATTACATTAA